GGCAAACCGGTACGGATTGGTCTGCTGCAGCGCTATGCCACCGATGCCTATCTTTCCAATCCCGGTCAGCCGCTGTTTACCCGCGCGACGTCGACCGGCAAAAAAGTGGCGGTGGTGGGCGCCGGTCCGGCGGGGTTAACGGCGGCTCACCGTCTGGCGCGATGCGGGCACCAGGTGGTGGTGTTCGACGCCAGAGAGAAACCGGGCGGTTTGAATGAATACGGTCTGGCGAGCTACAAAACAACCGACGATTTTGCCCAGCGTGAAATCGCCTGGCTGTTGTCGATTGGCGGCATCGAGCTACGCCTTAACCAGCGTCTGGGGCGGGACATCAGTCTGGATAGGCTGCGCGCTGATTATGATGCGGTTTTCCTCGCGATGGGGCTAGGCGGCGTCAATGCGCTGGGTATTGAAGGGGAACCGCTGGAAGGCGTGCGTGAGGCGGTTGATTTTATTGCCGAATTACGTCAGGCGTCCCATCCCGGCGAGGTGGCGATCGGCCGCAACGTGGTGGTGATTGGCGGCGGCATGACGGCCGTTGACGCCGCGGTTCAGGCTAAAAAGCTGGGCGCGCGTGAAGTCACCATGGTGTATCGCCGTGGCGAAGCGGATATGAAAGCCTCGCCGCACGAACAGGAATGGGCGAAAGCCAATGGCGTAACCATTCGCCACTGGGCGGCTCCCTTGACTATCCACGGTGAGAATAATTGCGTCACCGGCGTGTCGTTTATGGTGATGCAATGGCTGGCGGGGGCGCTGGTCGCCAGCGGGGAAAACTTTACCTTACCGGCCGACATGGTGCTCAAGGCCATCGGTCAGACCTATGACGCCGGCCCGACGGAGAGCGTTATTACCCTGAAAGGCGGCCGGATCGCCACCGATGAGGAAGGTCGCACGTCGCTGCCCGGCGTGTGGGCCGGGGGCGATTGCTGCGCCGATGGCCTGGACTTAACGGTAGACGCGGTACGGCAAGGCAAAGCGGCGGCGGCGTCGATAGACGCGGTGCTGCGACCTTTTGCCAGCCATCCGGTAAACCATAACCCTTCAACCACCGATCGGGAGTACTCACATGGCTGATATCAGCAGTAACTTTTTAGGTATCAAAAGCCCGAACCCTTTCTGGCTGGCTTCCGCCCCGCCTACCGACAAGGAATACAACGTCGTTCGGGCATTCGAGGCGGGCTGGGGCGGCGTGGTGTGGAAAACGCTGGGCCAGGATCCGCATGTGGTCAACGTCAACGGGCCGCGTTACGGCACGCTGCGCACCACTGACCGCCGCATCATCGGCTTGAACAATATCGAATTGATTACCGACCGATCGCTGGAAACCAATCTGGAAGAGATTGCCCGCGTGAAGCGCAACTGGCCGGACCGGGCGATGATTGTCTCCATTATGGTGCCCTGCGAAGAGGAGGCCTGGAAAAGCATTCTGCCGCTGGTGGAACAGACCGGCGCAGACGGCATTGAGCTGAACTTCGGTTGTCCGCACGGCATGAGCGAACGCGGCATGGGGGCCGCGGTGGGGCAGGTGCCGGAGTACATCGAAATGGTCACCCGCTGGTGTAAGCAGTATTGCAGCCTGCCGGTGATCGTCAAACTGACGCCGAATATCACCGACATTCGCTACCCTGCGCGTGCGGCGCGGCAAGGCGGCGCCGACGCCGTATCGTTGATTAACACCATCAACTCGATAATCGGCGTGGATCTGGAGCAGATGGTCATGACGCCCAATACCGGCGGCAAAGGATCGCACGGCGGTTACTGCGGCCCGGCGGTGAAACCGATCGCCCTGAACATGGTGGCGGAAATCGCCCGCGATGAGCAAACGCGCGGACTGCCCATTTCCGGCATCGGCGGCGTGTCCACCTGGCGCGACGCCGCCGAGTTTATCTCGCTGGGCTGCGGCACGGTGCAGGTGTGTACCGCCGTGATGGTGCACGGTTTTCAGATTGTGGGCGACATGATAAGCGGCCTGTCCAACTTTATGGATGAGCGTGGCTACCGCACGCTGGAGGATTTCCGCGGCCGCGCTGTCGGTTCCGTCAGCGATTGGCGCTATCTGAACCTCAATCACATCGATAAGGCGGTCATCGATCAGGATAAGTGCATCAAGTGCGGGCGCTGTCATCTGGCCTGTGAGGATACCTCGCACCAGGCGATCACCAGCATGAAAGACGGCGAACGCCATTATGAAGTGAAGGAAGAGGAGTGCGTGGGCTGCAACCTGTGCGTATCCATTTGCCCGGTGGACGAGTGCATCTCCATGCGCAGCCTGCAACCGGGCGAGGTGGATTTGCGCACCGGGAAGAGGGTGAGCGGCGAGTACGCCAACTGGACGACGCACCCGAATAACCCGATGGCGACCACGGCAGGTACGGTCTGAGGCCGACCCCACCCCGGCCTCCCCTTCGCAGGGGCTGTCTCTTATACACAAATGTAGGGGCTATGAGGGGGGGGGGGCCGTTACCCGGCGTAAGAAATTATGCTGAGGAGATAGCAGGCTTAGGATGAGCCGCACGGACGCGGCGAAAGCTTGCGCCACGTATGGAACGTGTCGCAAGCGGTCCGTTAAGCCTGATACCGACGAAGGCATCGCGCAGCGACATAATTTAGCCGCAAGCCGGGGTTCATAGGGGGCTGGCGTCTGAGCCCCCTATGTCGGGCGCGTGCTGCGAGGCAGCATGAAAATAGCGGCATTGTGGCGCACGAAACTATCTCCAAGTCCGCATAAAAATGTGACTAAGAGACAGTCGCAGGGGAGGGAGTTTACAGCGGTTTAGCCTCTCACACGGGCGGGGGAGCAAAACCGGTACGTCCCTCCCTCTGACAAGGGGAAAGGGGGCAAGACAGCCGTTGGCTCCTCCCCCGGCAAGGGATAGGGGGTAAGACAGCCGTTGGCTCCTCCCCCTGGCAAGGGGGAGGCTGGGAGGGGGTGATTGGAACGGGGTCATTAACAGCAAAGCGCCTAACTTTATTCGCAGCCAGAACCGGCAATAACGAGGGGAACATGATGAGTCATAACCTGTTAATCAAAGGTGGTACGGTCGTCAATGCCGATCGGGAATTTCGCGCCGACGTACTCTGTTCAGACGGCGTTATCGTGGCCGTCGGCGAGGACGCCGCCCGCGCCGCGCCGGCGGGAACGGAAGAGATCGACGCTGGCGGCATGTATGTGATGCCGGGCGGCATCGATCCGCATACCCATATGAATTTCCCTTTTATGGGAACGGTCACGGTGGACGATTTTTACAGCGGCACGGCGGCGGGGCTGGGGGGCGGCACCACCACCATTATCGATTTTGTCATTCCCAATCCGCAGCAGCCGCTGATGGAGGCCTACCGCGACTGGCGCGGCTGGGCGGAAAAAGCGGCATCCGACTACAGTTTCCATGTCGCCATTACCTGGTGGGATGACAGCGTACACCGGGATATGGGCACGCTGGTGAACGAAGAGGGCGTCAACAGCTTCAAGCATTTTATGGCCTATAAGAACGCCATCATGTGCGACGATGAAACGCTGATGAACAGCTTCCGCCGCGCCCTGGAACTGGGCGCGATGCCGACCGTTCACGCCGAAAACGGCGAAATGGTCTTTCTGTTGCAGCAGGAGATCATGAAACGCGGCATTACCGGGCCGGAAGGGCATCCGTTATCGCGCCCGCCGGAGGTGGAAGGGGAAGCGGCCAGCCGGGCGATTTCCATCGCCAACGTATTGGGCGTGCCGATTTATGTGGTGCACGTGTCCTGCCAGGAGTCGGCGGAAGCCATCGCCCGCGCCCGGGCGCGCGGCCAGCGGGTTTATGGCGAAGTGCTGGCCGGCCACCTGGTGGTCGACGACAGCGTGTACCGCGATCCGGACTTCGCCAAGGCCGCCGCGCACGTCATGAGCCCGCCGTTCCGTCCCAAGGGACATCAGGAGGCGCTGTGGCGCGGGTTGCAATCCGGCCAGTTACACACCACCGCCACCGACCACTGTACCTTCTGCGCCAGTCAGAAAGCCGCCGGCGACGGCAACTTCACCAAAATTCCCAACGGCTGCGGCGGCGTGGAAGAGCGTCTGGCGGTAATTTGGGATGCCGGCGTCAATAGCGGACGTCTTACGCCCAGCGAATTCGTGGCGATTACGTCCGCCAATACCGCCCGTCTGTTCAATATCTACCCGCGTAAAGGGCGGGTTGCGGTAGGGGCCGACGCCGATCTGGTGGTCTGGGATCCCAACGGCAGCAAAACCCTGTCGGCCAAAACCCATCACTCAAAAAATGATTTCAACGTTTTTGAAGGCCGCACGGTGCGCGGTATTCCGCGATATACGGTCAGTCAGGGAACGCTGGTGTGGGCCGACGGCGATCTGCGCGCGCGGGAAGGGGCCGGCCGTTACATTAAGCGCCCGGCCTTTACCGCGGATTTTAGCGCTAATGCCCTGCGGGAACATCTGCTGGCGCCAACGGCGGTACAGCGTTGAACCGGACATCGTTGCGAGCGAGAAGGTAACTTCACTCCACCCATGAGGAACTCTGTTATGAATAGCGAAGTGTTATCTACAACGAAAAATAAAATTGATATTACCGATCTGCGTGTTGATGGCGATCGCCTATGGCAGTCACTGATGGATCTGGCGGTGATTGGCGCCACGCCGAAAGGCGGCGTATGCCGGCTCACGCTGACCGATCTGGATCGCCAGGGACGCGATCTGGTGGTCAGTTGGGGAAAGGCCGCCGGATTATCGGTTGAGATCGACAAAATCGGCAACGTGTTTATGCGCCGTCCCGGCCGTAATAATGACCTGCCGCCGATCGTGGCGGGCAGCCATATCGATACCCAGCCGACCGGCGGAAAATTTGACGGCAACTTCGGCGTACTGTCGGCATTGGAAGTGATCCGCACGCTAAACGACAATAACATCGAAACCGAAGCGCCGGTGGAGATGGTGTTCTGGACCAATGAAGAGGGATCGCGCTTTGTACCGGTGATGATGGGTTCCGGCGTGTTTGCCGGTATCTTCCCGATAGAGCTCGCCTATGCCGCACAGGATGTGGACGGTAAAAATGTGAAGGATGAACTGGAGAAAATCGGCTATGCCGGGCCGAAAACGCCGGGCGATCATCCGATCGGCGCCTATTTTGAAGCGCATATCGAGCAGGGGCCGATTCTGGAAGATAAGAACATTGAAATCGGCGTGGTGCAGGCGGTGCTGGGCATTCGCTGGTATGACTGCGTCGTTACCGGCATGGAGTCTCACGCCGGGCCGACGCCGATGGCGCTGCGTAAGGATGCGTTGCAGGTTTCCACCCGCATCATGCAGGAGGTGATTGCGATTGCCGATCGCTTCGCGCCGCACGGCCGCGGTACGGTCGGTATGGTGCAGGTGCATCCCAACAGCCGCAACGTGGTGCCGGGCAGCGTGAAGTTTTCTATCGATTTCCGTAATCTTACCGATGCGCTGGTGGATGAGATGGATGCGGCGCTGAAAACCTACCTCGCCGAATTGGGCGCGCAAACCGGGTTGGATATTCAGTTGACGCAGGTTTCTCACTATCCCGCCGCGCCGTTCCATGCGGACTGTAAGGATGCGGTGCGCCGGGCGGCCAATTCGCTGGGTTATTCGAACATGGATATCGTTTCCGGCGCCGGTCACGACGCCGTTTATGTGGCGGATCTGGCGCCGACCGGGATGATTTTTATCCCGTGTAAAGACGGCATCAGCCATAACGAAATCGAGTATTCATCGCCCGAACAGGTGACGGCCGGCGCGAACGTGTTGCTGCACGCGGTGATGGAAACCGCCGGCGTCGTGGGGCGGGGGGCGTAATTTCCGTCACGGGGCCGGGCGCGTTGCGGCATTATCGTATGGAAAGCGGGTTGCTTTGGGATGAATGCCGATCCTGACACGATCGGCATTCGCAGACGCCTGACGCGTCGGGCGTTTAAGGCATGGCGTTGAGGCGGCTCAGCCCATACGCAATCACGAACATGGCGATAGCCACAACGAAGTCCAGCCCTCGAACCATAAGCGGATTAGCGAAAAAGCGTGAAACGCGGTAGGCCGCGTATCCTGTGGCGTAAAACCAGATATACGAGGCGGCGCTGGCGCCGATAATAAAACTGAGTCTGGTTTCCTCAGACTGGCGAGAGCCGATGTTGCCGAGAATAAAAAATGTGTCGAGATAAACGTGCGGATTTAGCAGCGAAAACGCCAGCGCCGGGATCACGACGCTGCGCTGTTTCAGATAGCGGGCTTTCTCCGACTGGCTGACATCGGACAAAACGGCTTCCCAACCTTTGGGATGCTTGGAGAAAGCATTCATCAGAGAGAGCAACCCGTAGTAAATCAAAAATAATACGCCAATCCATTTCGCGATGATCACCAGGTCAGGCACCACCGTCATCAACGCCGACATGGAGAAGGTGCCCAGGATAATGAGCGCGCAGTCACAGCTTGCCGCGATAGTCGCGGCAAGAAACACGTTTTTATTTTGCAACCCCGTTTTAATGATGTAGATATTTTGCGCGCCGATCGCAACAATCAAACTGAGTCCGAGCACAAACGCTCTGGCAATATGCAATAGGTCTATCACTTAACCATCCTTGGCCGATATGGTATAGACGGTGAACTCACCGCCGCAGTTTCTCACAATACGCCGACACAGCGCGTTAAGCGCATGAATTCGGTATGCGGCGGACGTCGCTGCGTTTCCCTGAACAACGATGAGAACATTTTTCGTGGCGGGCGACACTTTCGCCAGATCGCTGTCTCTTGAATCAAGCCAGGCCAGCACCTTCTCGGCATCGGCATAGACGTAATCCTCTTTCGCCGTCGCCTTGTTTCCGCCGCCTATCGGGATAAACGCTTCCCCCCCGGGGGAGAAGCGAAACCAGATATCACCTTTGATCATATCCATATCATGTACGCCGAAAGACAGGTAGTGCTCCAGCGCGGCCAGGTTATAGATGTCGACCAGCGTATTGATATGGTGAAACTGTCTTTTCCGTTTGACGATAGCGATCAACGCTTCCGCGCTGGGGGGGAATTTTTTATTGCTCCTTCCCCGCTGGTGAATCATCTCCCGGTAGCTTTGCAGAATCGAGTTATCCCGGATGACCTTATCCGGGGTGTTGCAGACCCTGCGCGCCTCGGCTTCGCAACTCTGCGCGATATCGGGAAGAAGGGGTTGCGCGTTGTCGATGTTATACAGTTCGGCCGCCACCACCTCGTCGACGCCGATGGCGCCGAAGGTAGTGGGAAGGTGGATGCCGCAACGTCGACCGCCTGATAAGATTTTTTTAGCTGTCGGCATATTTTCGAGCATGGTCCAACGTGTCCTGTTCAGCTTGTTTGATCCGTTTCTCCGTTTTCTCCAGCGCCTGTTCATGGGCGATAAGCTCGGTACGAAACTGGTCGACCATTTGGCGCACGCTGCCTGGCCCGGTTGAACCGTCACTGCGCTGCCGCCTGATGACATGCGAGGGGGAGACGTATTCAAGCATTTCTTGTTCATCAACCAGAATGCCTTGCGTTTCAAAGAAACGGCAGACCGTTTCCGTATTGCGCAGATCGGTGCGGGCGTTTATCAGCGCTTTGGTCAGCATACCGGTGATCCGATGGGCCTCGCGGAAAGGGAGGCCTTTTTGACTGACGAGAAAATTCGCCAATTCGGTGACGGTCGAAAAGTTTTGCCAGCACAATTCTTCCGCTCTGTCTGAGTGATAAACACAGTTTTCAACGTGGTGGTGAAGGATGCTGGTGGTTTCTTTAATCGCATCGATCGCGCCCCACATCATGGGTTTATCTTCTTGAAGATCGCAGTTGTAGCCGAGCGTGACCCCTTTAACCATGGTCAGTAGTTGCATCAAGGTGCCGTATACGCGGCCAACCTTGCCTTTCACCAGCTCCGCGACCACCGGGTTTTTTTTCTGCGGCATGATGGAACTGCCGGTCGCAAATGAATCGTCCACGCTAAGTAAACGGAATTCGTGGCTGCTCCAGATGACGATCTCTTCCGCCAGACGGGAGTAGTTGCCCATCAGCAGGGCGAATGCCGAGGCTGATTGAAGAACGAAATCACGGCTGCTGGTGGCATCGAGGCTATGCAGAAGAGGACGGTTGAAGCCGAGCATTGCCGTCGTCATATGGCGATCGATCGGAAATGACGTGCCGGATAACGCGCAGGCGCCGAGCGGGTTTAAGTTCGTGACGTTCAGCGCCTGGTTTAACCGCTCCAGATCGCGTAAAAACATGCTGGCATAGCAGCTATACCAGAACCCCAGGCTGATAGGCTGCGCCGGTTGGAGATGGGTATATCCCAGCGCGGATTGGTCCGCGTTTTTTTCCGATAAATCGAGCAGCGAGGAGACAAACGCGCACAGTGTTTTCTGCAACTGCAACAGTTCAGAACGCAAATACATACGAGTATCCAGAACAACCTGGTCGTTGCGCGAACGGGCGCTGTGCATCTGACCGCCGTATTCCAACCCTATTTTTTGTATAACCAACTGCTCAATATTTAAATGAACGTCTTCATATTCGGGATTTAATTTCAACTCACCGCGTTGGTGCTGTTCATATAAACTCAATAGCGCGCCCAGGATTTTTCCTGCGGTTTCCGCAGTGACAATCCGGCATTCCTTAAGCATTGAAACATGCGCCATGCTGCCGAGGATGTCGAAAGGCAGTAACCGTTCGTCAATCACCGTGGTATAGGTGTATTGCAGCACTTCGCCAGTAATATCTTTACTAAAACAGCCGCCCCAAAGTTTCTCGCTCATTATTTTTCTCCTGTTTTGACGTGCGCCGTCGTCCTGCGGGACCGCGAGAGGTAACTCTTGAGTTTTTTATCGGTAAATAGCCGATCGCCCCAGCCTATCGACGCGCGGGGAAGCGGTTCGTCATGATAGATTTTTATACAAATATCATAGAGTAACGTCAGGGAATGCACGGCGGTGCGGTAGCGCAGCATCTCAGGGGTTTCCGTCGGGGAGAGACGAAACTCCGCGGTTTGGATGATCTGCCCGTGATCGATGTATTTATCCATGTAATGACAGGTTGCGCCAAAGCAGGCGTCATGATTGTCAATCGCATAATGATACCCGCCGAGCCCGCGGTACTTGGGCGAGGAGGGGTGGAAGTTGATGGCGCCTTTACCGGCATGACTCAGGACGTGTTCCGGCAGTATCAGGTCGGATTTAAAAGAGATAATCCAGTCGCCCCGCCAGGCGGATACCTCCGGTTTTTCTTCCATACCGCTTTCCCAAAATACATGGGTAACTCGGCTGAAAAGCGAAGAAATAAATTCGCAGGCGGCCTCTGACCAGAAAGAGCAATCACCGATAAAAAGGACGTCGCAGCTTTTCTTTTTGTCCATGTTGATCTTCTACTCCTTAATCTGTCCGGCCAGTGCGCTTATCCGGGTATTCAACGTCAGAATATTCAGTAACCCCTCTGAATCCCGGTGGTCGAAGCTGCCTTCGTCTTCCATCGAGCCGTCTTTGCTGTACAGGCTATGTTTGACATCGCGGGTAGCTACGTAAGACAAATTGCCTTTATAGAGGGTGAAGATGACTTCGCCGCTGACCAGCGCCGTGACTTCCCGCATTGCCCTGCGCGCCATGCGGGAGCCCAGATCGATCCAGTAGCCCTGATAGAGTTGCGTGCCGAGATAGTCGGCGGTGTTGCGGTAAAAGGTTAGCGCGCGCTTATCAAGAATCTGCTGTAACAGTTGCTGATAGGCGTAGGCGAGAACCGTCATCGCCGGAGCTTCATACACGCCGCGCGATTTCACTCCGACGAAGCGGTTTTCCACCAGATTCTCGGCGATGCCGACGCCGTGCATGCCGCCGATGGCATTGAGCATTTCGAAGATGTTCACCAGAGACAGGGCTTGCCCGTTCAATTTTACCGGCCTGCCCTCCAGAAAGGTCAGACTCAGTTCCTCCGGCTGCGAGACGGCGTCGAACGGCCAACTGCCTAATCCCGGCTCCACGAACGCCATACGGCTCTCAAGACTCTCCAACGCGCCGCCCTCGTGGGTCAAACCGAGCAGATTGGCGTCGGTGGAATAGGGTTTGTCCGCCGTAGCTTTGATAGGGATTTCATGACGTTGACAGTAGTCGATCATTTCCCGCCGTCCTTTGAAGGTCTGGAGGAAGGCGGCGTCACGCCAGGCGGCGTAGAATTGCATGGTTGGGTCAAGCATGGAGGCGATGACCTGGAATCGGACCTGATCGTTGCCGCGGCCTGTGGCGCCGTGACTGAAGATGGTAATGTTGCGTTCTTTGAGCTTCGGCAACAGCCCCTTGATGATCACCTGCCGTCCGGCGCCGGTGAGATTCCAGTAATTTCCTTCGTATTTCGCGCCGGTTTGGATCACTTCCAGACCAATTTCCGCCATTTGCCGCCTGAGGTCGACGG
This window of the Brenneria goodwinii genome carries:
- the argG gene encoding argininosuccinate synthase codes for the protein MNINELRGKTVAFAASGGLDSCTITHWLASQGVNVVCLTADLGQPDEDDFGQIGERMLASGAKEFIAVDLRRQMAEIGLEVIQTGAKYEGNYWNLTGAGRQVIIKGLLPKLKERNITIFSHGATGRGNDQVRFQVIASMLDPTMQFYAAWRDAAFLQTFKGRREMIDYCQRHEIPIKATADKPYSTDANLLGLTHEGGALESLESRMAFVEPGLGSWPFDAVSQPEELSLTFLEGRPVKLNGQALSLVNIFEMLNAIGGMHGVGIAENLVENRFVGVKSRGVYEAPAMTVLAYAYQQLLQQILDKRALTFYRNTADYLGTQLYQGYWIDLGSRMARRAMREVTALVSGEVIFTLYKGNLSYVATRDVKHSLYSKDGSMEDEGSFDHRDSEGLLNILTLNTRISALAGQIKE
- a CDS encoding B3/4 domain-containing protein — translated: MLENMPTAKKILSGGRRCGIHLPTTFGAIGVDEVVAAELYNIDNAQPLLPDIAQSCEAEARRVCNTPDKVIRDNSILQSYREMIHQRGRSNKKFPPSAEALIAIVKRKRQFHHINTLVDIYNLAALEHYLSFGVHDMDMIKGDIWFRFSPGGEAFIPIGGGNKATAKEDYVYADAEKVLAWLDSRDSDLAKVSPATKNVLIVVQGNAATSAAYRIHALNALCRRIVRNCGGEFTVYTISAKDG
- a CDS encoding NAD(P)-dependent oxidoreductase, with the protein product MKTSLPPGVDTPGIQSGRLSAAEYADNFSDSVAPLTNIQAVIEAERCYYCYDAPCTRSCPADINVPSFIHRIAQENVRGAAQAILSENVLGGMCARVCPTETLCEQSCVRNQQDGKPVRIGLLQRYATDAYLSNPGQPLFTRATSTGKKVAVVGAGPAGLTAAHRLARCGHQVVVFDAREKPGGLNEYGLASYKTTDDFAQREIAWLLSIGGIELRLNQRLGRDISLDRLRADYDAVFLAMGLGGVNALGIEGEPLEGVREAVDFIAELRQASHPGEVAIGRNVVVIGGGMTAVDAAVQAKKLGAREVTMVYRRGEADMKASPHEQEWAKANGVTIRHWAAPLTIHGENNCVTGVSFMVMQWLAGALVASGENFTLPADMVLKAIGQTYDAGPTESVITLKGGRIATDEEGRTSLPGVWAGGDCCADGLDLTVDAVRQGKAAAASIDAVLRPFASHPVNHNPSTTDREYSHG
- a CDS encoding formyltransferase family protein encodes the protein MDKKKSCDVLFIGDCSFWSEAACEFISSLFSRVTHVFWESGMEEKPEVSAWRGDWIISFKSDLILPEHVLSHAGKGAINFHPSSPKYRGLGGYHYAIDNHDACFGATCHYMDKYIDHGQIIQTAEFRLSPTETPEMLRYRTAVHSLTLLYDICIKIYHDEPLPRASIGWGDRLFTDKKLKSYLSRSRRTTAHVKTGEK
- the preA gene encoding NAD-dependent dihydropyrimidine dehydrogenase subunit PreA, which produces MADISSNFLGIKSPNPFWLASAPPTDKEYNVVRAFEAGWGGVVWKTLGQDPHVVNVNGPRYGTLRTTDRRIIGLNNIELITDRSLETNLEEIARVKRNWPDRAMIVSIMVPCEEEAWKSILPLVEQTGADGIELNFGCPHGMSERGMGAAVGQVPEYIEMVTRWCKQYCSLPVIVKLTPNITDIRYPARAARQGGADAVSLINTINSIIGVDLEQMVMTPNTGGKGSHGGYCGPAVKPIALNMVAEIARDEQTRGLPISGIGGVSTWRDAAEFISLGCGTVQVCTAVMVHGFQIVGDMISGLSNFMDERGYRTLEDFRGRAVGSVSDWRYLNLNHIDKAVIDQDKCIKCGRCHLACEDTSHQAITSMKDGERHYEVKEEECVGCNLCVSICPVDECISMRSLQPGEVDLRTGKRVSGEYANWTTHPNNPMATTAGTV
- a CDS encoding LysE/ArgO family amino acid transporter; translated protein: MIDLLHIARAFVLGLSLIVAIGAQNIYIIKTGLQNKNVFLAATIAASCDCALIILGTFSMSALMTVVPDLVIIAKWIGVLFLIYYGLLSLMNAFSKHPKGWEAVLSDVSQSEKARYLKQRSVVIPALAFSLLNPHVYLDTFFILGNIGSRQSEETRLSFIIGASAASYIWFYATGYAAYRVSRFFANPLMVRGLDFVVAIAMFVIAYGLSRLNAMP
- the hydA gene encoding dihydropyrimidinase, whose translation is MSHNLLIKGGTVVNADREFRADVLCSDGVIVAVGEDAARAAPAGTEEIDAGGMYVMPGGIDPHTHMNFPFMGTVTVDDFYSGTAAGLGGGTTTIIDFVIPNPQQPLMEAYRDWRGWAEKAASDYSFHVAITWWDDSVHRDMGTLVNEEGVNSFKHFMAYKNAIMCDDETLMNSFRRALELGAMPTVHAENGEMVFLLQQEIMKRGITGPEGHPLSRPPEVEGEAASRAISIANVLGVPIYVVHVSCQESAEAIARARARGQRVYGEVLAGHLVVDDSVYRDPDFAKAAAHVMSPPFRPKGHQEALWRGLQSGQLHTTATDHCTFCASQKAAGDGNFTKIPNGCGGVEERLAVIWDAGVNSGRLTPSEFVAITSANTARLFNIYPRKGRVAVGADADLVVWDPNGSKTLSAKTHHSKNDFNVFEGRTVRGIPRYTVSQGTLVWADGDLRAREGAGRYIKRPAFTADFSANALREHLLAPTAVQR
- a CDS encoding Zn-dependent hydrolase, whose amino-acid sequence is MNSEVLSTTKNKIDITDLRVDGDRLWQSLMDLAVIGATPKGGVCRLTLTDLDRQGRDLVVSWGKAAGLSVEIDKIGNVFMRRPGRNNDLPPIVAGSHIDTQPTGGKFDGNFGVLSALEVIRTLNDNNIETEAPVEMVFWTNEEGSRFVPVMMGSGVFAGIFPIELAYAAQDVDGKNVKDELEKIGYAGPKTPGDHPIGAYFEAHIEQGPILEDKNIEIGVVQAVLGIRWYDCVVTGMESHAGPTPMALRKDALQVSTRIMQEVIAIADRFAPHGRGTVGMVQVHPNSRNVVPGSVKFSIDFRNLTDALVDEMDAALKTYLAELGAQTGLDIQLTQVSHYPAAPFHADCKDAVRRAANSLGYSNMDIVSGAGHDAVYVADLAPTGMIFIPCKDGISHNEIEYSSPEQVTAGANVLLHAVMETAGVVGRGA
- the argH gene encoding argininosuccinate lyase, with product MSEKLWGGCFSKDITGEVLQYTYTTVIDERLLPFDILGSMAHVSMLKECRIVTAETAGKILGALLSLYEQHQRGELKLNPEYEDVHLNIEQLVIQKIGLEYGGQMHSARSRNDQVVLDTRMYLRSELLQLQKTLCAFVSSLLDLSEKNADQSALGYTHLQPAQPISLGFWYSCYASMFLRDLERLNQALNVTNLNPLGACALSGTSFPIDRHMTTAMLGFNRPLLHSLDATSSRDFVLQSASAFALLMGNYSRLAEEIVIWSSHEFRLLSVDDSFATGSSIMPQKKNPVVAELVKGKVGRVYGTLMQLLTMVKGVTLGYNCDLQEDKPMMWGAIDAIKETTSILHHHVENCVYHSDRAEELCWQNFSTVTELANFLVSQKGLPFREAHRITGMLTKALINARTDLRNTETVCRFFETQGILVDEQEMLEYVSPSHVIRRQRSDGSTGPGSVRQMVDQFRTELIAHEQALEKTEKRIKQAEQDTLDHARKYADS